In Drosophila nasuta strain 15112-1781.00 chromosome 2R, ASM2355853v1, whole genome shotgun sequence, a single genomic region encodes these proteins:
- the LOC132785391 gene encoding uncharacterized protein LOC132785391, producing the protein MSEPSPLRQRDELRRSKSPSGGAKEASRGRGERSSRLRIKKRVRICVHTAEGSSLRRTMGGRCEVCKAPTPTDGGQRPAHARGAADSGRGGRGGAQLPPARSRKPRPQRRRGANPGHLLVGGPLVAPAASRTPDQEGLSCLRRWRAVSSLKRAFWQRWSGSMCSACRHGPSGTSCSRICKSESSSSSQKTTSRRCSGWWVESWRCIQERTGRCASQTCEPAQEGCLNGQYTNWRLCQSDEGTAVHRGRCWRI; encoded by the coding sequence atgtccgagccgagtccattgcgacaacgcgacgaacttcgtcggagcaagtcgccatctggaggagctaaggaggcgagtcgaggccgaggagaacgcagttcgcgacttcgcatcaagaagcgggtgcgaatttgcgttcataccgccgagggctcctcacttcggaggactatgggaggcaggtgtgaagtctgcaaagcacctactcctacggacggtgggcaacgccctgctcacgctcgaggagctgcagacagtggtcgtggcggtcgaggcggtgctcaactcccgcCCGCTAGGAGCCGTAAGCCAAGACCCCAACGACGGCGAGGCGCTAACCCCGGGCATCTACTGGTGGGCGGAccactggtggcaccggcagcatcgcggaccccggaccaggagggtctgagttgcttaaggcgatggcgagctgtctcgtcgctcaagcgagcgttctggcagcgatggtccGGGAGTATGTGCTCggcctgcaggcacgggccAAGTGGGACCAGTTGCAGCCGAATCTGCAAGTcggagagctcgtcgtcgtcgcagaaGACAACCAGCCGCCGATGCAGTGGATGGTGGGTCGAGTCGTGGCGGTGTATCCAGGAGCGGACGGGGCGGTGCGCGTCGCAGACGTGCGAACCAGCACAGGAGGGCTGTTTAAACGGCCAATACACAAATTGGCGCCTCTGCCAATCGGatgaaggcacagccgttcatcggggccggtgttggcgcatttga